The sequence below is a genomic window from Nicotiana tomentosiformis chromosome 6, ASM39032v3, whole genome shotgun sequence.
TTGACATTATTAGAAAGCATGTGGCTGAAGAGGAAATGACGAAAGAAAAGCAGCAGTACTACTGTCTGGAGGGGTAACTTTGTCCACGTATTATTTGCTTACAAAACAGCAGCTAATGTCTAAATACTTCTTAAAAACGGCTGAAATTTAAGGAGGGGGGTTAAAAGTAGCTCTTTTGTGCACTTTCCCAACATCATACGAGGAGCCTCTGAAATATGGGCTTTCCACTTAGAATGGTCCAAATCGAAACAAGATATTTAACGACAACCCATTTCATTCCACCTTGTTTTGGGCTTTTTGCTTATCTCAGTTTGCCTATTCATTTAGATTTAAATGTTTATGTCTGTTAAAGTAGAACTTCCATAAAATAGGTACGTCTGGATGAagagaaattatagaaattatagCTCATTAACAAGAAAGCGGTTTTTACTGCGAACAATGAGCAACTATAACTCAAATCTGTTTATTATTGCGAAAGGTAATGCTGAAAATAAGTGACTCAAAagacaatttaaaaaaaaaaaaaagcaactcGTTACAAATAGTAGTAACTAATAAAAAGATTTGTTGTTTCCACTCTCCTTTTATGAAACCGTTTATCATCTTTTAATTGTTCTTtaacaatattaaatataaaaatgaacTAATAAGTATAGGTACATAGCAGGCTCACCCAGCCAAATTAACAGAGACTACTCAGACTATGGACGCATCAAAATACTACTTTCTAATCCTGGTCCGGCCAGACTCTGCTCGATTGTGTTCACAGTTATCACAGTAACAACGACACTATGCACGTCTCCACAGTGTTAAAGATTAAGATATACTTAACATATGGAATAGATTATGCAATTTTTTAGAGGTTTGCAATGGACGATGCATGGAAGTGCAACGTTCTCAAGTTAGAAGCTAGAGCAGTTTGATATCAAGACTAATACAAGGCTAGTGTATTTAAAACCCTTCTACAAGATACATTGGGCATATAAATTGGAATATAGACTAGCATATCTGCCTGCTCCAGTTTACGCTGACTGAGCACAAATTGAAAGGGGAAAAAAAAAGCTTTCTGATTCAGCTAAAGGGAATAGCGCCACAGTTTAACCAGCAGTACCAAGTGTTATTGATGGAAAATATATTAAGACAGACAACTAACGAGGATAACAAAACCAAAACATTAGAGAGGAAAGAGCTAACCAAACGTTCTGGATTTAAACCCGTTTTACAGCAACAGAACATTAAGCATTTTAAGTGATGACATCCAAAGCTAGTGTGACAGCAAATCAAGAAAATCGAATAGTAATCGTATACGGTCGAAACCGGGCTCGTCTATTGTATGACAAGTCGGGACTGAAACGTGACAGGTTGAAGCTCGATCCCGAATTATATCGAACCAAGGCGCGAAGTTAAATCATCGAGTTCGTGACTTCGGGACCAAACAAGATCGAGGAAACTTTATCAAGCCAAATAACAGAAGACCAAAATATCCGCAATCGGTTGGATATCACGAcggaaatctcggcacgtatcaaggaGAGGCTGATTAATTAGCAAATTATgagatttttttactttttatagaattgtatcaaTAGTAAGACTcccctattatataaaggggagtctgatcatttgtaagagACACCAAAAAATGCATCCAAAAGCAATACACTGTTATTTCTAGTTCTTATTATCTTGTCATTCTATTCCGATATTGATTGAGGCACTTCTTGATTCGAGGGTGACCAACCTTCAAGCCTAAGATTGTTCaatttgtgtggtttgcatttattttcttatcattaatttcaatattaatatGTTCTtttaatttgtatcaagttatatcacgtatccttaaaaccgcgtataaattcaattgttatccgattttagggTAAAtattttggcgcccaccgtggggctaaggataatagtgattatttgatacaaatctccataacacaccgcTTGCTCTTCgaagtatctttgattccaggctaaaatacaaaaattctcAATTAGCACCTCTGCAcgttgacaacgagtccggtcaccaagatgaaaataacaacatagcaaCCGGTAACGAGATACCACCTATTGATCCCGTTGGAATTCCAATCGCAGATCCGATTGATgccaattcacatgtggctatcgatgcaaaCTTGCCTACTGACCCCGAAAATAACATTCGTGGTGAAGCCCGATCGGCAActcaaaacacataaaatatTGAAGGGAACGGGATCAGTCTACGAGTGATCTTCAAAATATTGCAGGCACAATAGGCGACAATAGCTCAGTTACAAAACCAATAACGTGCACCGAGCAGGGTTGAGCCCGATGCTCCCTaggaagtcacccgcagggatCAACCGGTCATAGAAAGGTCGAACGAAAATGAATcgggggctaaccccgagatTATAAAGAAGCTCGAGGAATTTATGAAAACGGATAGAATTAGGGGAGAAAAAAATCGAGGCCAATTACTAAAAGGTGGAAATCTACAATTTCAGGATAGATCAAATACCAGGAGCGCCACCGATAGtgaaaggcttggattccaagaagttcgtgcaaaaaccttttcccccgagcgcggctcccaaGCCAATCcctaagaagtttcgcatgcccgagattcctaagtacaatggaacgacTGACCCgaacgagcatgtcacctcttacacatatgccatcagagggaatgatctagaggatgatgaaatcgaatccgtcttattaaagaaattcggagagaccctgtcgAAGGGAaccatgatatggtatcataatttaccacctaattctattgactcttttgctatgcttgtagattctttCATAAAGGCACACGTCGAGGTCATCAAGGTCGACACCAGGAAGtaggaccttttcaaggtaaggcagaaggacaatgaaatgctcagagaatttgtgtctcgatttcaaatggaatggaTGGACCTACCACCAGTCGCttatgattgggccgttcaagcctttactcaagggCTCAgtgttcgaagctcggtggcttcacaataGTTGAAACAAAATATGATAGAGTACCCGGCTATTACTTGGGTCGATGTGCATAATCGgcaccaatcaaaaatcagggtcgaagacgatcaaCTTGGGGCTCCTTCCGGATCTGTTTATCCTATCAGACCTATCGACAGAATCAAAAGAGATATTGACTAGGAACCGAGGTCGAATAGAGATCAGTATCAGCCATATAACGGGTATCGGAGAGGCAACGGGTCCGGGCAAAACTCTATGAGAAacgaaaggagaaatgaccgagGTCAGAGCAGTAGGCGACTTATGACCAAAAATGGCTTCGACAAGTCCATCGGGCCCAAAGACGCACCAAtgctatcggaatacaactttaatgtcgatgttgccaccattgtatcagctatcgggtgcatcaaagataccaaatggcctcgacctctacagaccgatccaacccaaagggatcctaaccataTGTGCAAATATCATAGAATGCATGGTCACAGAACCGAAGATTGTcgacagttgagagaggaagtagctcgtCTACCTAACAatggtcaccttcgagaattcttgagcgaccaaGCCAAGAATCACTTTAGGAACAGGGATTTTAACAAACAGGCAGAACAAGAAGAGCCTCAGCACATCATCAATGATTATCGGCGGGGTTGATATCCCACATAGGCCGATATTGAAATGCACCAAAGTATCTCTCtctagggagaaacgaactcgagactaggTACAtgaaggaactttatctttcaatgACAAGGACACAGAAGGGATCATACAggcccacaatgatgcactggtaatatctatgCTTGTGAATAAAATTCAGATTAAATGTGTGTTagttgatccaggtagcttgacCCCCCCAGAGGTAACTACCcacaaactaagcctggacccaaaattccctccggtcaagcagaaaaggaggccccagtccgaggtgaaacatgttttcatcaaggacgagctatctaaactccttaaaataaggttcattcgggaggttaaatacccggattggttagcaaacgtagtactagttcctaaaaaagggaacaaactaagaatgtgtgtagattataaagatttgaacaaAGCCTGCCCGAAGGACTCCTTCcctctgcccaacatcgatcgcatgatcgataccatggctggccacgagatccttagctttctcgatgcctatttcgggtacaaccaaatacggatggacccggaTGATTAGGAGGAAATCTCCTTCATTACCAAGTACAGCATGTACtattataacgtgatgccattcggacTAATAAACgccggtgccacttatcaatgctTGGTAAACCAGATGTTTGAGGAACAAATACGAAAATtgatggaggtttatattgatgacatgttggttaagtccatgcgagcagaggaccatttaaaacatttctAGGAAACTTTCAGCATTTTGAagaagtataatatgaagctgaacccggagaagtgcGCCTTCGGAGTCGAATCAGGTAAGTTCATttggttcatggtatccaaccaaggaatcgagatcaaccccgacaaaatcaaacccatcgaagatatcacggtcgTGGACAATATGAAGGTTGTGAAAAGATTAACCGGACGCATAGCTGCCATatggcgattcatctcgaggtcatcGGATAAGAATCATCAATTCTTCTTGCTgatcaaaaagaagaacaacctTTCACGGACCCCAGAATGTCAACAGGCCTTAGAGGAGCTCAAACGATATTTATCAAGCACACCATTGTTCCATATACCGAAAATAGATGAACAACTATACTTGTCCTTGGCAGTATCggaatagcggtaagtggagtcctggttcgagaagagcaaggtacgcaatttccaatttattacgtTAGCAGGACCCTAGGAGAGGCCGAGACTAGATACCCTCACTtagaaaaactggcgctcgctttactaagcgcctctaggaaactaaaaccttaTTTTCactgtcaccccatatgtgttataACAACTTACCCGTTGCGAAATATTatacacaaacccgagctctcgggacgattgACCAACTAGGCCGTTGAAATCAGTGGGTaagatattgagtatcgaccccgaacagccatcaaatctcaatttttagCGGATTTTGTCACCAACTTtatgccggccctaatacccgaggtcgaacgagagttattggttaactcagggacgtcctcgggaatctggaccctctttaagGACGGTACCTCAAACGCAAAGGGGTCCAGACTCGGCATCATTTTAAAGCCAGCAAcatgtaatgtagttagacaatctattaggactctaaaattgactaacaacgaggccgaatatgaggccatgattgcaggtctcgaactagccaaaagcttgggggctgaggtgatcgaagctaagtgcgactccctcctcgtggtaaaccaagttaatggaacattcgaggttagagaagaacgaatgcaaagatacatGGATAAGTTACAGGTAGCATTACGccggttcaaggagtggacctTACAACACGTCCTtggggatcaaaacagtgaggctgatgtacttgctaacttaggatcatcggtcgAAGACAACGAGCTTAATTCGGGAGTAGTGgtgcaactcatgagatcggtggtagaagaaggtcatgccgagataaactctacaagcctgacttgggattagagaaacaaatacatagaatatctgaagaccgaCAAATTGCCCTCGGATTCAAAAGACCGTAcaaaggcagcccgattttgattGTCTGAGGATGGAACCTTATTCAGGAGAATGTTTGATGGCCCGCTGACAATATGTCTAGGATCAAGAGATACCAATTACGTTCTgagggaaattcacgagggcacctgtggaaatcattcgggcgccgaatcATTAGTTTGAAAGGTGATCAGAGTAGGTTACTACTGAatcgatatggaaaaggacgcgaaggaTTTCGTAAACAAATGTGATTGATGCCAACGGTATGCTCCAATGATACACCAACCCGGAGAGCTGCTACATTTTGTTTTatcgccatggccgttcatgaagtggggaatgaatatcgtcggccctctaccgtGGGCACCCGATAAGgtccaatttattttatttatgattgatTATTTTTCCAAGTGGGTAGAAGCCTATGCATATGaaaaggtcagggagaaggaggtcatcgatttcatttgggaccatatcatatgttggttcggaatgccggccgagatcatGTGCGATAACATGAAGCAATTCATCGGTAGCAAGGtgaccaaatttctcgaagaccacaagatcaaaGGGATCCTATCGATAccataccaccctagtgggaacgggaaATCCAAagcaaccaacaaaaccatactccagaaCCTTAAAAGAGGTTGACCAACACCAAAGGGAAATAAAAGAAACTcctgcccgaagttctttgggcatatcgtacgaccttgaagtccagtaccggggccactccATTCTCATTGGTTTATGATACTGAAGCTctgataccggtcgaagtcggagagccaaGCATAAGATcctgatatgcaacaaaggaatcaaatgacgaggccatgaatacgagcctggagCTATTGGATGAAAAGCGTGAAGCTGCCTTTCTTCAGCTGGctgcccaaaagcagcggatcaaGAGATATTACAATAGGAGGGCCACCCTTCGGTACTTCAAAGGAAGCTCATATTGAACACCCAAAACCAGAAGAGGGAAAGTTGGGGCCGAACTAGGAAGGGCCGTATCATATCATCGAAATCACCGGAAAAGGAACCTACAAGCTCGGGACGATGAACAGtgaacaactaccgagcaattggaatgtaaCTCACCTAAAACTATATTACTGCTAATGTACAACCTCATTCATATTCTTTCACTTATATTTCAGACTAACTCTTGTAGGTAATCGACGGGGAAAAGTACGagattttaggtctgaaagcacgcgttgcactctttttcccttgaaccggttttgtcccaaatgggttttttgccaaggtttttaacgaggcaacaagtaaatcgtgctaacttagaattgaaggttGACAACGAACCGGTAACAACGATCAatacagtattcgaggcctcacTTCAATCAAGCTCGAACACTAGGGGCATTACCCTCTGATATCAATTTTAACATGGAAAGAGATTTCAGGATTGAAGGGTTTTAATCTATAGGATTgaatgtaagggccaaacggtcaaatgaaccatgcctACGTAGACTGCTCGAACCCTGATGCAAATCATGTACACATACATCCTtattatgcacaagaataaagagaTGTCTCTTTCTTGCaatcatcttatattttaaaatttcttCCTTGCATTCCTTAAAGAATTTTCTACTTCCGATCCCTTAAAGGTAATGAGCCCAAGGGCCTCTTATAACCGGAGTTCGAActctctcactcggggactggcGTCCGAAAACAAACTCGAACGGCCCAAGCTACTAGACCTCGGGGGCATAAGACCTATTAGGCGACCCCCAACTTTTGAAAGCCACGGCCACCTCTGCTCGAGGACTGTTATCTTGGGCAAGCCAGGATAACTCAGGAAAGCAAGTCCACTAGGCGActcccgaattaaaaggctacggccatattaacacggctcggagacgtccgagacccgtaacaaaaactaGGCCTtagaaaaagaaattttttttcataaccggttctaaaggctaccctctaCAAACTATAATCCGAATTGCTTACTTTGGGAAAAGGTTTCTGGTAACACCGGACCCCCAAGATGCCTTAAAATGTAAAAATATAAAGGCGAGGTTTGTATGAaccttcgaacataacctaagttacttcatgctaaggcatttcgatctttgtgaACACAATTGATAAAACAAAGGAAAATTCGAAAGCTGAAAGGGAaagaaagccttatatatatttacccaaaattcattttaaaagGGCCAAATGGCCCCGATACAGAAATTTACATAGGCCAAAATGGCAAAGACAAAATGTTTAAAAAGATCCTAAGTGGCCTAATCTTCACCAGGAGCCGCGTCGTCGCCTTCTGGGCCTTCACCGTCTTCAAGCTCATCCGAGTCTTCAGATCCCTCGGAATCCTCCTCCTCGGGATAAGCCAACTTCCTGGCCTTGGCCTCAGATATCTTGGCATTCTCGATCTCAACCAGCAGGTCGAAGCCCTGAACTTGAACTCCTTCAAGGGCCTCCCTTCAAGATTGCCACTTCAAGTTCTCCACCAAGTTTCTCGCTTGGACCTCAGCTGCCTCAGCATCGTCCTTATGCTGGTCTACCCACTCATCAGCCTTGGCCTTAAACACAGCAACCTCCGACTTGGCCATCTCGAGTTCCTTGGCCAGATTTTCTTGGCCGGAGACTGCCGAGCTCAGTTGAGACAGCTCCTTGATCTTCTTGGCCTGTACCAAGGTTTTTTATTTTGTAGCCCGGAGCTGGACTTCTGTCAAAGCCAGTTGTTCTCGGGCGGTCTCCTTTTCCTAGACCAGGCGGTCTATATTTTTCTTCTATTCTTCGGCCTCAGCATTCACCTGTCCACCTCTACCTGGAGCTGCTCGATCTAGTCAATTCTATTTCGAACCTATGGGTTTGGATCATTAGCCATTATGTATGAATCATCAACATAAGTTCGAATACTCGTCTTGCCTGCTCGACTAGATTGGCATGCTCCTTCCAAGCCGCTTCTAACTCGGCCTGGAGCTTCTCACTGAGGAGCTTGTAAGCATCCCTCTTCTCGGCGAGCTCCCAAACCTCGGCCTCGTGTTGATTTATTTCCTCCCGGTATCAGAGAAAGGTTTTATGATGtagcaccgaggcctacaaaaACAAAGAAGAATGTTATGATTATTCGCAATTTAATCTAAGTACGTAATATGAAATTTTTCGAAGTTACCTGATTCAATGACTGCTGAGCCTCGTTAAAAAGGCATGGGGCCTCCACCTCGTCCATTTTGGCTTGATCCTCTTCCGTCACCAGGCATCGGAGATAGCTGGCAACCCCTACAGGGGCGGAGACAACTCAGGCATCCTCCGGTATGGACATAATGATTGACCGCTTCCGGTCAGGATTTGTACTCGGGGCTGGGAACTAGTCAACCAATCTCGGACTTGGAGAAGATCCGCTAGTTCCCGAAGGCGGCATCTTATTTGGTACTGGTAAGTCACCTAACCCGGTGACATCTTCCGAGGCAGTGGAATCCATACCGTCAAAGAAGTTGTTGAAGGGATCGACCTCCCATTGAGGACCCTCATTTGGGTGTCCTTTCAGCGTTTGAGCCTTATTTATCATAGAATCAGTGAATGAAGGCGACCCAAAGAGATCTATCACCCCGAGAGCGTCCTTTGGCACATTGTCTTCTGCCTGAGGAGCACCACCCACGGTCTCTCAATCGACCTCCTTAGCTCGGGGCAAAACAGGCTCGTCCCTCCCTAGTTCGGAGGCCTCGGCCACTACCTCTCCACCGGCCTCCCTGGTTTGAGGCATCTAGGTACCGCTCCTCACGTGAATCATCAATTcagagtcttcttcttcttcttcttcggactcatccctcaacTGGTGGAGTGAATCCAATTGAAGCTCTCAGGCGCTGGTAGTTTTTTTTGATTTGCGTACCAGCCGCCCCCTCGGTTTCTTATTTTCAGGCCCCGAGGAACTCAGAGCTTTTCTCgttttcttctctttatcttaCTTCGGAGCAGGTGATTGGGGGAGGATGATTTCATCTCCGGATGGGGACCTCATTGCAACATCCTTCCTAAggcctacaaagaaaaagagatcagtaaactcaGAAAGAAACCCAAGTGATGTCAGTTCTAGGAAAGAATCTTACAGTGAGACTGGGCCTCCCACCGGCCTTTTGAAAGTTCGCGCCACGCACGCTCAAAATAGGGCTTCTGTGAtacaatgccctcgacccactccttgagtcggggAACTGCATCCAGCATCCGAGCAACAGTTGTACCACGAAATATCGATTAGATGAGAGTATAGGGAAAAACAATAAACAAAATCTTAAAAGTAAGGTTATACTttcgtttcatgttccatttctcaggaaatggtaTTTCCTCAGTCGGGATTAGAttcgaggtcttcactcgaatgaaTCGGCCAAACTAGCCTTGGTCTCGGTCTTTGTCTTTGCTCGAGAATTGAGCCTTAGCATCCCAACGGGCAAGCTTTATCAATCACCCTtggtagagtcggggactgtacagACGTATGATATGGTCGATGGTGAAGGGCCACTTGTCGATTTTACTTACAAAGAAGCGGAGGAGAATCACTATCCTCCAGAAGGAGGGATGGATTTGACCGAGGGTCATCTCGTATCTCTTACAAAAGGCGATAATGACCGAGTCTGGagggcccaacgtgaagggataagtgtaaacacttagaaaaccctccacgtgggtagtgattgaCTCCTCGGGCATAGGCACCACCACGTGTTTACAAGCCCAATTACAATCTTCCTTAACTTTGGGGAGGAGATTGTCAGTGATGGAGCATATATATCTCTAGACCGGCTCGCATCGACAAGGTACAAAAGTGGTTTTTTCAACTTTGAAGTCAGCACCGGTTGGGCACCTCGCAGGAACGAACATAGTTAAGGGGGGCTCCTGTGTCTTTTTCTCGACAACAGTAGACGGAACATTTTCTTCTTCAGACGGTCTCGAGGAAGAGGGAGTTTTCTTTTGAGGAACAGATTTTGAAGTCTTTGTCATTGCTTCTGAATAAGGGTGAAGAAATGGTACTGATGAAAGAGAGGACGTAATTGGCGAATAGTTTATGAAAGTTTTCAGAAAACTAGAAGGGAAGAAGTTTTAAATTTAAGCAAGAAAACCAGAGGATGAAGGTGATGAAATTTTCTTAAAAACACAAGAGCAAAGTTTGAATGTAAAAGTTCTAATGGATGGAAAGATGAAGTATTTATAGTTTGCAAATGACGGTTCAATACCCGTAATGGCCGACCAGtaactgacacacatttaatgccttggagACTGGACCGACAGGACATTTCAGTTACCTTTTGTCACTTATGTCATGATTTATCGAAGCAAGGTTCGGAAGTTCATATCGTTTCTTCTCATCttctctccgaaaaatgaggggactatctgtatacggtcaaaaccgggctCGTCTATTGTTTGACAAGTTGGGGCTGAAACGTGACAGGTTGAAGCTTGACTCCGGATTATATCAAACCAAGGCGCGAAGTTAAATCATCGAGCTCGTGACTCCGGGACCGAACAAGATCGAGGAAACTTTATTGAGCCAAATAACGGAAGGCCAAAATATCCGCAATCATTTGGATATCACAGCGAAAATCTCGGCACATATTAAGGAGAGGCGGTTAATTATCAAATtatgagattttttaccttttatagaattataTCAAgaataggactcccctactatataaatgggggtctgattatttgtaAGAGACATCAAAAAACTCATCCAAAAGCAATACACTGTTATTTCTAGTTCTTATTATCTTGTCATTCTATTCTGACATCGATTGAGGCACTTCTTGATTCGAAGGTGACCAACCTTCAAGGCTAAGGATGTTCaatttgtgtggtttgcatttattttcttATCATTAATTTCAACATTAATCTGTTCTttcaatttgtatcaagttatatcacgtatccttaaaaccgcgtataaattcaattgttatccgagtTTAGGGTAAACAGTAATAACTCTCAATAACTCCACTGCCTCAAAAGAGATTAGAGAACAATGACAATACATCTGAAGTCGTATCAAGATCTGGTGAATGTCCATAACCAAAATTTAGGATAGCTAATGAAAATAAGCAAAAATAGTTCAACCATGTAGAAATTAATCAAAAGAgcctcacttcttcttcttctgggcAGCCTGGGTGATCTCGGCACCGGTTGGGTCTTTCTTGTCGACATTCTTAATAACACCAATAACAACAATTTCCTCACAACAAAACGACCCAATGAAGGGTACTCTGAGAATGTCTAACAACCATAGGCTTTGTGGGAATTATCTTCACCATACCAGCATCCGTTCTTCAAGAATTTAGGTTCCTTCTCAATATCCTTACCAG
It includes:
- the LOC104093547 gene encoding LOW QUALITY PROTEIN: elongation factor 1-alpha (The sequence of the model RefSeq protein was modified relative to this genomic sequence to represent the inferred CDS: inserted 4 bases in 3 codons), with the translated sequence MSFTSQVIIINHPSQIENGYAYVLDYHTSHIVVKFVEILIKIDSRSGKDIEKEPKFLKNXDAGMVKIIPTKPMVVXTFSEYPSLGRFVVRXIVVIGVIKNVDKKDPTGAEITQAAQKKKK